The following is a genomic window from Campylobacter lari subsp. lari.
TCATTTAAAATGAAAATTTCATTATTTGAATCTAATTTATATTTTTTTAATTCTACAATTTCTTTTTTTTCTAAGTGCTCAAAAATATCAATAATTTCATCTATTTTAGGATTTTGAATTTTTTCTTTAAAACAAAGAGCTTGCGTATTTTTAGCTATATCTTGAAATTCTTGAGTTTTAAATTTAACCTTGCTTATTTTTTTTAAAAAAATATCAATAATAAAATTTTCATAATTTTTACTATCTTTAATTAGATTTTTATATTGTAAATGTTTTAAAAAGCCATAAAAACTCATATGTGCTAAAGCTAATATCATTAAAAATAAAGCAGGTAAAACAACCCATAAACTAATAGGCAAATTTAATTCAAAGGTGGAAATTTTAAAAGTATAATTTCCTAAATTTAGATTATAAACTAAGGCTGCGATGATTAGAAGATAAACTAAACTTGCAAAGAAAAATAATCTAATTTTCATAGCTCTTTCCTTTTTTCTAAATTTTCACGACAATTGATACAATATTTTGCATGAGGTTTAACCTTAAGTCTTTCAGGATGAATATCATCTTCACAATACTCACAAATACCATAAGTATTGTTATCTATTTTACTTAATGAATGTTTAATTTCTTCTAGTTCGGCTTTTAAATTTTCATTGATTTTAAAATCAATATGAGAACTATTGTCAATTTGTTGTAAGTCAACTTCATCTCTAGGTTCACTATCTTGTAGATTGTGGATATTGTCTATATTACCTTGAAGTTCTTGTAAAATTTCTTTTTGTCTTTGAAGTAATATATTTTTAAATTCTTCAAGATTTAATTCTTGCATAAACGCTCCTATTTGTGATATGGGTGATTTGTATTAATGCAAAATGCACGATAAATTTGCTCTAAAAGCATAGTTTTAGCAAATTTATGTACTAAGGTCATTTTACTAAGAGCTATGCTTGTATGCATTTGTGCGATAAATTCTTGCTCAAATCCATAAGCACCACCTATAAAAAATGTAATTTCATTTTTATCTTGCAATAATTTTGCAAATTCTACGCTTGTAAATTCTTTACCCTTTTCGTCTAATGCTATGCAAAAACCTTTTTTGTAAGGATTTAGTGCATTTGTATAAGATTTCTTTGCTTCTATAGAGTTAGTATTTTGTGCTTGATTAATTTTGTTATTAAAAACACATATTTCATTAAAACTACAAAATTTCTTAATGAGCTTAGTATAATGCTCATCTATCTTACTAAATTCATCATTATTATTTTTTTGAATGCTTAAAAGATTAATTTGCATTTTTAGTTTTTAGAAAAAAATCTTAAAAAGTCTGCTATAAATTTTTTATGTTCACTTCTTTCTACAATTGCATCGATTAATCCATGTTCAAGTAAAAATTCGGCCTTTTGAAAGCCTTCTGGCAAATCAGCTCCTATGGTTTGTTTAATTACCCTAGCTCCTGCAAAGCCTACTAGGGCACCAGGTTCAGCCATGATGATATCTCCAAGCCAAGCAAAAGACGCACTTACACCACCCATGGTTGGATCAGTTAAAACTGAAATATAAGGAAGTTTTTCTTCTGCTAATAGTTTTAATGCTGCACTTGTTTTGCTCATTTGCATTAAAGAATAAGTGCTTTCTTGCATTCTAGCTCCACCACTTGCACTCACTATAACAACAGGGGTTTTTTTCTCAATAGCTCTTTCAATAGCTCTAAGAATTTTTTCACCTTCTACTGAGCCTAAACTTCCGCCCATAAAAGAAAAATCAAAAACAACAAGTTGAGTTTTTATTCCATCTATAGTACATTCTCCGCTTATTATGGCGCTTTTTCTACCTGTTTTTTCTTCATTTTCTGCTAATCTTTTTTTATATGATTTACTATCTACAAATTTAAGTGGATCGATTGCATGTAAGTCTTTATCCATTTCCACAAAAGAGCCTTCATCGCTAAGTAATTCAATGCGTTTTAGAGGGTTTAATCTCATATGAAAATTACATTTAGGACAAACATTATAACAAGTTTCTATTTCTTTATAATACATCAACGCATGACAAGAATTACATTTTACCCAGTGATTTGGAGCTTCGCTTGGAGCGGCTTGCTTGCGTCTTATACTAGAAAAAATATCTAAAAAATTCATTATCTCTACCTAAAATAAAATTTTGAAATTATAGCAAGATTTTATTGCTTTTAAAATCTTGCACCCAA
Proteins encoded in this region:
- the dksA gene encoding RNA polymerase-binding protein DksA; amino-acid sequence: MQELNLEEFKNILLQRQKEILQELQGNIDNIHNLQDSEPRDEVDLQQIDNSSHIDFKINENLKAELEEIKHSLSKIDNNTYGICEYCEDDIHPERLKVKPHAKYCINCRENLEKRKEL
- a CDS encoding 23S rRNA (pseudouridine(1915)-N(3))-methyltransferase RlmH — protein: MQINLLSIQKNNNDEFSKIDEHYTKLIKKFCSFNEICVFNNKINQAQNTNSIEAKKSYTNALNPYKKGFCIALDEKGKEFTSVEFAKLLQDKNEITFFIGGAYGFEQEFIAQMHTSIALSKMTLVHKFAKTMLLEQIYRAFCINTNHPYHK
- the accD gene encoding acetyl-CoA carboxylase, carboxyltransferase subunit beta codes for the protein MNFLDIFSSIRRKQAAPSEAPNHWVKCNSCHALMYYKEIETCYNVCPKCNFHMRLNPLKRIELLSDEGSFVEMDKDLHAIDPLKFVDSKSYKKRLAENEEKTGRKSAIISGECTIDGIKTQLVVFDFSFMGGSLGSVEGEKILRAIERAIEKKTPVVIVSASGGARMQESTYSLMQMSKTSAALKLLAEEKLPYISVLTDPTMGGVSASFAWLGDIIMAEPGALVGFAGARVIKQTIGADLPEGFQKAEFLLEHGLIDAIVERSEHKKFIADFLRFFSKN